One part of the Pirellulales bacterium genome encodes these proteins:
- a CDS encoding Dabb family protein — MRAPLRVGIIGCGCVAVIAAILRFSGASLAMADEKTAPAGKPLAHMVYFTLAESTPANRDQLVANCKKYLDQHEGVVYFSVGTLSDYKREVNDREYDVALHLVFKDNAAHDVYQDHPRHQEFITNSKNLWKKVRVFDSVLQ, encoded by the coding sequence ATGCGCGCCCCGCTTCGTGTTGGTATCATTGGTTGCGGCTGTGTGGCCGTGATTGCGGCAATTCTTCGCTTTAGTGGAGCATCCCTGGCAATGGCAGATGAAAAAACCGCGCCCGCGGGAAAGCCGCTGGCCCACATGGTCTATTTTACCCTGGCCGAATCCACCCCCGCCAACCGCGATCAACTGGTGGCAAATTGCAAAAAATACCTGGATCAGCATGAAGGAGTGGTGTACTTTAGCGTGGGGACGTTGTCCGATTACAAACGCGAAGTGAATGACCGCGAATATGATGTCGCGTTGCATCTGGTATTTAAAGACAATGCGGCGCACGATGTGTACCAGGACCATCCCCGCCACCAAGAATTCATTACCAACAGCAAAAACCTGTGGAAAAAAGTGCGGGTGTTCGATTCGGTGCTGCAGTAA